In the genome of Streptomyces pactum, one region contains:
- a CDS encoding penicillin-binding transpeptidase domain-containing protein, with translation MNRRVRRLAAFCVLLLVALLANAGRIQTVDRGDYAGNPADRRPAIARYGQPRGDILAGTEVITGSRDTGQRLRYERTYPDGPLWAPVTGFASQRYGTSLLEAAEDELLAGTDARLDPFPLWRELTGARHPGGSVRTTVLPAAQRAAFAALAGRAGAVAALEPATGKILALVSSPGYDPGELSGNGPAAARAWERLAADPGRPMLNRALGRTYPPGSTFKIVTAAAALEHGVVTDVDAPTDAPSPYVLPGTVTPLRDAARGCARASLHRAIVASCNTVLARLGVRTGLDRMAATARDFGFDQDGLTVPSPVARSTFGTGIGDEAQLALSSIGQYDTAATPLQMAMVAAAVAADGDLMRPYLVDRVTDSRGRTVASTPPVLLHRPVSPRTAAELRRMMVDAVRHGTGSRAALPGATVGGKTGTAQHGVDNTRTPYAWFIGWARRDGEPGPEAAVAVVLEEAAPRRDDIAGGGQAAPVARAVLEAVLRDRAAGRH, from the coding sequence GTGAACCGGCGCGTCCGGCGGCTGGCGGCGTTCTGCGTGCTGCTGCTGGTGGCGCTGCTGGCCAACGCCGGCCGGATCCAGACCGTGGACCGGGGCGACTACGCCGGCAACCCGGCCGACCGGCGTCCGGCGATCGCCCGGTACGGCCAGCCGCGCGGCGACATCCTCGCCGGCACCGAGGTGATCACCGGTTCGCGGGACACCGGGCAGCGGCTGCGGTACGAGCGGACCTACCCCGACGGGCCGCTGTGGGCCCCGGTGACCGGCTTCGCCTCCCAGCGGTACGGCACCTCGCTGCTGGAGGCCGCCGAGGACGAGCTGCTGGCCGGCACCGACGCCCGGCTGGACCCGTTCCCGCTGTGGCGGGAGCTGACCGGGGCCCGGCACCCCGGCGGGTCGGTCCGCACCACCGTGCTGCCCGCCGCGCAGCGGGCCGCGTTCGCCGCGCTCGCCGGACGGGCCGGGGCGGTGGCGGCGCTGGAGCCGGCCACCGGGAAGATCCTGGCGCTGGTCAGTTCGCCGGGGTACGACCCGGGCGAGCTGTCCGGGAACGGCCCGGCGGCGGCCCGGGCGTGGGAGCGGCTGGCCGCGGATCCCGGCCGTCCGATGCTCAACCGGGCGCTGGGCCGCACCTATCCCCCCGGCTCCACGTTCAAGATCGTCACGGCCGCGGCGGCGCTGGAGCACGGGGTGGTCACCGATGTGGACGCGCCGACCGACGCCCCCAGCCCGTATGTGCTGCCGGGGACGGTGACGCCGCTGCGGGACGCCGCGCGCGGCTGCGCCCGCGCCTCGCTGCACCGGGCGATCGTCGCCTCCTGCAACACGGTGCTGGCCCGGCTGGGGGTACGTACCGGCCTGGACCGGATGGCGGCCACCGCGCGGGACTTCGGTTTCGACCAGGACGGGCTGACGGTGCCCTCGCCGGTGGCCCGCAGTACGTTCGGCACCGGGATCGGCGACGAGGCGCAGCTGGCGCTGTCGTCGATCGGCCAGTACGACACCGCCGCCACCCCGCTGCAGATGGCGATGGTGGCGGCGGCCGTCGCGGCGGACGGCGACCTGATGCGCCCCTACCTGGTGGACCGGGTGACCGACTCCCGGGGCCGCACGGTGGCCTCCACCCCGCCCGTCCTGCTGCACCGGCCGGTGAGCCCGCGGACCGCCGCCGAGCTGCGGCGGATGATGGTGGACGCGGTGCGCCACGGGACCGGGTCCCGGGCGGCGCTGCCGGGCGCCACGGTCGGCGGCAAGACGGGCACCGCGCAGCACGGGGTGGACAACACCCGCACCCCGTACGCCTGGTTCATCGGCTGGGCGCGCCGGGACGGGGAGCCCGGCCCGGAGGCCGCGGTGGCGGTGGTGCTGGAGGAGGCGGCACCCCGGCGGGACGACATCGCCGGCGGCGGGCAGGCCGCTCCGGTGGCCCGCGCGGTGCTGGAGGCGGTGCTGCGGGACCGGGCGGCGGGGCGGCACTGA
- a CDS encoding styrene monooxygenase/indole monooxygenase family protein, whose translation MRKILIVGAGQSGLQLALGLQGHGYEVTLISNRTPEEIRGGRVMSTQCMFRTALRHERELGLNFWEDRAPRIEELGLSVAGPEVPGAGRERAVDWTARLDGHAQSVDQRLKMAGWLETFEERGGRLVIHGATLSDLDYFARHYDLVLVAAGKGELVSMFARDAARSAHTAPQRALAVAYTHGVEPRTGHPGVEAVSCTLVPGVGELFVTPALTVSGRADILFWEGVPGGPLDVFEDIKDPAEHLAATLDLMRRYVPWEYERAAKSELTDAGGTLAGRYTPTVRKPVGRLPGGGLVLGVADVVVANDPLTGQGANAAARCAAGYLESIVAHGDRPFDAAWMQATFDRYWESARHSTRWTNAMLAPPPHVLDLLGAAGRLPAVAHRIAAGFDDPADFADFFYEPEQAAAYLASVAGPAGVPAGGPAA comes from the coding sequence ATGCGGAAGATACTCATCGTCGGAGCCGGCCAGTCCGGTCTCCAGCTCGCCCTCGGCCTCCAGGGGCACGGGTACGAGGTCACGTTGATATCGAACCGCACGCCCGAGGAGATCCGCGGCGGGCGGGTGATGTCCACCCAGTGCATGTTCCGCACCGCGCTGCGGCACGAGCGCGAGCTGGGACTGAACTTCTGGGAGGACCGGGCGCCGCGCATCGAGGAGCTCGGCCTGTCCGTCGCCGGCCCCGAGGTGCCCGGCGCCGGCCGTGAGCGGGCGGTGGACTGGACGGCGAGGCTGGACGGCCACGCCCAGTCGGTGGACCAGCGGCTGAAGATGGCCGGCTGGCTGGAGACCTTCGAGGAGCGCGGCGGCCGGCTGGTCATCCACGGCGCCACCCTCTCCGACCTGGACTACTTCGCCCGCCACTACGACCTGGTGCTGGTGGCCGCCGGCAAGGGCGAGCTGGTGTCGATGTTCGCCCGGGACGCCGCCCGTTCCGCGCACACCGCTCCGCAGCGCGCCCTGGCCGTCGCCTACACCCACGGGGTCGAGCCCCGCACCGGGCACCCGGGCGTCGAGGCGGTCAGCTGCACCCTGGTGCCGGGCGTCGGCGAGCTGTTCGTCACGCCCGCCCTCACCGTCTCCGGACGGGCCGACATCCTCTTCTGGGAGGGCGTGCCGGGCGGCCCCCTCGACGTCTTCGAGGACATCAAGGACCCGGCCGAACACCTCGCCGCCACACTGGACCTGATGCGCCGGTACGTGCCCTGGGAGTACGAACGGGCGGCGAAGTCCGAGCTGACGGACGCCGGCGGCACGCTGGCCGGCCGGTACACGCCCACCGTGCGCAAGCCGGTCGGCCGGCTCCCCGGCGGCGGGCTGGTGCTGGGCGTCGCGGACGTCGTGGTGGCCAACGACCCGCTCACCGGCCAGGGCGCGAACGCCGCGGCCAGGTGCGCCGCCGGCTACCTGGAGAGCATCGTGGCCCACGGCGACCGGCCGTTCGACGCCGCCTGGATGCAGGCCACGTTCGACCGCTACTGGGAGAGCGCCCGGCACAGCACCCGCTGGACCAACGCGATGCTCGCCCCGCCGCCGCACGTGCTCGACCTGCTCGGTGCGGCCGGCCGGCTGCCGGCGGTGGCCCACCGCATCGCGGCCGGCTTCGACGACCCCGCCGACTTCGCGGACTTCTTCTACGAGCCCGAGCAGGCGGCGGCCTATCTGGCGTCCGTCGCCGGGCCGGCCGGGGTGCCGGCCGGCGGGCCCGCCGCCTGA
- a CDS encoding AurF N-oxygenase family protein has protein sequence MTSTIDPSVPRDALGLLKDRELVAERLLESSAKHSYDPDAELDWELPFEEGKWFWPPELVSLYGTPMWRRMPEEQRMDLARHEAAALASLGIWFEIILMQLLVRHIYDKPVTSAHVRYALTEIADECRHSKMFARLIEKTGAPTYPVSPLHHNLARVLKSISTTPGSFAATLLGEEILDWMQRLTFPDARVQPLVRGVTRIHVVEEARHVRYAREELRRQMVSCPRWERQLTRLSSGEAARVFAVAFVNPKVYEDVGLDRREAVAQVRASAHRREVMQTGARRLTDFFDDIGLLRGVGRRLWRSSGLLA, from the coding sequence ATGACTTCCACGATCGACCCCTCCGTGCCCCGGGACGCGCTCGGGCTGCTCAAGGACCGGGAGCTGGTCGCCGAACGGCTGCTGGAGTCCTCCGCCAAGCACTCCTACGACCCGGACGCGGAGCTGGACTGGGAGCTGCCCTTCGAGGAGGGCAAGTGGTTCTGGCCACCGGAGCTGGTGTCGCTCTACGGCACGCCGATGTGGCGGCGGATGCCGGAGGAGCAGCGCATGGACCTGGCCCGGCACGAGGCCGCCGCGCTCGCCTCGCTGGGCATCTGGTTCGAGATCATCCTGATGCAGCTGCTGGTCCGGCACATCTACGACAAGCCGGTCACCAGCGCGCACGTGCGGTACGCGCTGACCGAGATCGCCGATGAGTGCCGGCACTCCAAGATGTTCGCCCGGCTGATCGAGAAGACCGGAGCGCCTACGTATCCCGTCTCACCGCTGCACCACAATCTCGCCCGGGTGCTGAAGAGCATCTCCACCACCCCCGGTTCGTTCGCCGCGACCCTGCTGGGCGAGGAGATCCTGGACTGGATGCAGCGGCTGACCTTCCCGGACGCCCGCGTCCAGCCGCTGGTCCGCGGTGTCACCCGCATCCACGTGGTGGAGGAGGCGCGCCACGTGCGGTACGCGCGGGAGGAGTTGCGCCGCCAGATGGTCAGCTGCCCGCGGTGGGAACGGCAGCTGACCCGGCTCAGCTCCGGTGAGGCGGCCCGGGTCTTCGCCGTCGCGTTCGTCAACCCGAAGGTGTACGAGGACGTGGGGCTGGACCGCCGGGAGGCGGTGGCGCAGGTACGGGCGAGCGCGCACCGGCGGGAGGTGATGCAGACCGGCGCCCGGCGGCTCACCGACTTCTTCGACGACATCGGGCTGCTGCGCGGCGTGGGCCGGAGGCTGTGGCGCAGCTCGGGCCTGCTGGCCTGA
- a CDS encoding polysaccharide deacetylase family protein: MARLNEQQRRLALVLAAALALIATVAVTLLAGGGSSGREDAAAKKPGAGPRPGGGQHARPPAATVKPVPEDIAHATESGGRAVNITIDDGPDPTWTPQVLEVLDEHGVKATFCMIGPQAKAHPDLVKRVVGAGHRLCNHTVGHDVTMDRKPVAYQERQILDSLKMIEEASDGAEVPYYRAPGGAFTPDSRRIAAAHGMRPLGWNVDTKDFELPGSDRIVRTVKAELANGPTILFHDGGGQRGQTVAALRQVLPWLKERGYGFSFPEIRPS, from the coding sequence ATGGCACGACTGAACGAACAGCAGCGGCGGCTGGCCCTCGTCCTCGCCGCGGCGCTCGCCCTCATCGCGACCGTCGCGGTCACGCTCCTGGCGGGCGGCGGTTCGTCCGGGCGGGAGGACGCCGCGGCGAAGAAGCCCGGTGCCGGGCCGCGCCCTGGCGGCGGACAGCACGCCCGCCCGCCGGCGGCGACCGTGAAGCCGGTGCCCGAGGACATCGCCCACGCCACCGAGAGCGGCGGCCGGGCGGTGAACATCACCATCGACGACGGGCCCGACCCCACCTGGACGCCCCAGGTGCTGGAGGTGCTCGACGAGCACGGGGTCAAGGCCACCTTCTGCATGATCGGCCCGCAGGCCAAGGCCCACCCGGACCTGGTCAAGCGGGTGGTCGGCGCCGGCCACCGGTTGTGCAACCACACCGTCGGCCACGACGTCACCATGGACCGCAAGCCGGTCGCCTACCAGGAGCGGCAGATCCTCGACTCGCTGAAGATGATCGAGGAAGCGTCGGATGGCGCCGAGGTGCCCTACTACCGGGCGCCCGGTGGCGCGTTCACCCCCGACAGCCGCCGGATCGCCGCCGCCCACGGCATGCGGCCGCTGGGCTGGAACGTGGACACCAAGGACTTCGAGCTGCCGGGCTCCGACCGGATCGTCCGCACGGTCAAGGCGGAGCTGGCCAACGGGCCGACCATCCTCTTCCACGACGGCGGCGGGCAGCGCGGCCAGACCGTGGCCGCGCTGCGCCAGGTGCTGCCCTGGCTGAAGGAACGGGGCTACGGCTTCAGCTTCCCGGAGATCCGCCCGTCCTGA
- a CDS encoding MFS transporter, translated as MPRTTELTAAPEGDGPRTTTPLTGWLAVCSVAVGIFSVVTTEMLPVGLLTAIGSDLDVSDGTAGLALTVPGVIAALAAPLLTVAVGRLDRRLVLCGLMGLLAAANVLSALAPVFPVLLFARVLVGISIGGVWAIAAGLAARLVPERSVGAATSVIFSGIAVASVLGVPAGTLMGDLADWRVAFAAVGGLAVAVTVAMAVLLPPLPPAGTVRLNEVPGLLRVPRLRTGLVITVLLVTGHFGAYTYVRPVLEDVSGVDSGLISTLLLCYGVAGIVGNFLAGSAAHRDPRRTLLVLCALLAAAQLLVPLLGRSTPGAVALLVVWGLAYGGVSVTTQTWMLRSVAPQAREAGAALFVGAFNMAIAAGALLGGQVADRTTVEAVVWCGGTLAVLALLTTALPVRDPAPAEEPATG; from the coding sequence ATGCCCAGAACCACGGAACTCACGGCCGCCCCGGAAGGTGACGGCCCCCGCACCACCACCCCCCTCACCGGCTGGCTCGCGGTGTGCTCGGTCGCCGTCGGGATCTTCTCCGTCGTCACCACCGAGATGCTGCCGGTCGGCCTGCTCACCGCCATCGGAAGCGACCTCGACGTCTCCGACGGCACCGCCGGACTGGCCCTGACGGTCCCCGGCGTCATCGCCGCCCTCGCCGCCCCGCTGCTCACCGTCGCCGTCGGGCGGCTCGACCGGCGGCTGGTGCTCTGCGGGCTCATGGGCCTGCTCGCCGCCGCCAACGTGCTCTCCGCGCTGGCACCGGTCTTCCCGGTGCTGCTCTTCGCCCGGGTCCTGGTCGGGATCAGCATCGGCGGTGTCTGGGCGATCGCCGCCGGTCTGGCGGCCCGGCTGGTACCGGAGCGGTCGGTGGGCGCGGCCACCTCGGTGATCTTCAGCGGTATCGCGGTGGCCTCGGTTCTCGGCGTCCCCGCCGGCACCCTCATGGGCGACCTCGCCGACTGGCGGGTCGCGTTCGCGGCCGTCGGCGGGCTCGCCGTGGCGGTCACCGTGGCCATGGCCGTCCTGCTGCCGCCGCTGCCCCCCGCCGGTACGGTCCGCCTCAACGAGGTCCCCGGGCTGCTGCGCGTCCCCCGGCTCCGTACCGGTCTGGTCATCACCGTGCTGCTGGTCACGGGCCACTTCGGCGCCTACACCTATGTGCGGCCGGTACTGGAGGACGTCTCCGGGGTGGACTCCGGCCTGATCAGCACCCTGCTGCTCTGCTACGGCGTGGCCGGCATCGTGGGGAACTTCCTCGCCGGCTCCGCCGCGCACCGCGATCCGCGCCGCACCCTGCTGGTGCTCTGCGCCCTCCTCGCCGCCGCCCAGCTCCTGGTCCCGCTGCTGGGCCGGTCCACCCCGGGGGCGGTCGCCCTGCTGGTGGTGTGGGGGCTGGCGTACGGCGGGGTGTCGGTGACCACCCAGACCTGGATGCTGCGCTCCGTCGCCCCGCAGGCCCGGGAAGCGGGTGCGGCGCTCTTCGTCGGCGCGTTCAACATGGCCATCGCCGCCGGCGCGCTGCTCGGTGGCCAGGTGGCGGACCGCACCACGGTCGAGGCGGTGGTGTGGTGCGGCGGGACACTCGCCGTGCTGGCCCTGCTCACCACCGCACTGCCGGTCCGCGACCCCGCCCCGGCCGAGGAACCGGCCACCGGCTGA
- a CDS encoding FtsW/RodA/SpoVE family cell cycle protein, whose translation MRATTADALPPPLRVPRRRGVELGLIIGAVLICVGGYVSVGLAVGGAVPPDAVRCGAGMGVLALLAHLAVRWRAPYADPLLLPIAVLLNGLGLVLIHRLDRATPGERAAPAQLVWSALGVTLCVVVVLWLRDHRVLQRYGYLCAASALVLLTVPIFFPPVNGARLWVRFAGLSIQPGEFAKVLLAVYFAAYLAAGRHALAHHRRRVWRMRLRLPPGRVLGPVVAAWLASVGVLVLERDLGTSILFFGLFVIMLYVATGRMLWIVLGIALAAAGASAVARFEPHVHQRVADWLHPLAGTGPEDGGAGQLAQSLFSFAAGGTLGTGLGEGHSVLIGFAVKSDFILATAGEELGLAGLTALLLLYALLVACGYRAALGTRDPFGRLLAVGLASILALQVFVIAGGVTGLIPLTGMAMPFLAQGGSSVVTNWIVIALLLRVSDGARAGRAVPAVPVREAVPVPGVRA comes from the coding sequence ATGAGGGCCACGACCGCCGACGCTCTCCCGCCGCCGCTCCGGGTTCCCCGGCGCCGTGGTGTGGAGCTGGGGCTGATCATCGGCGCCGTGCTGATCTGCGTCGGGGGGTACGTCTCGGTCGGCCTGGCGGTCGGCGGCGCGGTACCGCCGGACGCCGTCCGGTGCGGTGCCGGGATGGGGGTCCTGGCCCTGCTGGCGCACCTCGCCGTGCGGTGGCGGGCGCCGTACGCCGATCCGCTGCTGCTGCCGATCGCGGTGCTGCTCAACGGGCTGGGCCTGGTGCTGATCCACCGCCTGGACCGGGCGACCCCGGGCGAGCGCGCGGCCCCGGCCCAGCTGGTGTGGTCCGCGCTCGGTGTGACGCTGTGCGTCGTGGTGGTCCTGTGGCTGCGCGACCACCGGGTGCTCCAGCGGTACGGGTACCTGTGCGCCGCCTCGGCACTGGTGCTGCTGACGGTGCCGATCTTCTTCCCGCCGGTCAACGGGGCCCGGCTGTGGGTGCGGTTCGCCGGGCTGTCCATCCAGCCGGGCGAGTTCGCCAAGGTGCTGCTGGCGGTGTACTTCGCGGCCTACCTGGCGGCCGGCCGGCACGCCCTGGCGCACCACCGCCGCCGGGTGTGGCGGATGCGGCTGCGGCTGCCGCCGGGCCGGGTGCTGGGGCCGGTGGTGGCCGCCTGGCTGGCGAGCGTGGGGGTGCTGGTGCTGGAGCGGGACCTGGGGACGTCGATCCTGTTCTTCGGCCTCTTCGTGATCATGCTCTACGTGGCCACCGGCCGGATGCTGTGGATCGTGCTGGGGATCGCCCTGGCCGCCGCCGGGGCGAGCGCGGTCGCCAGGTTCGAGCCGCATGTGCACCAGCGGGTGGCGGACTGGCTGCACCCGCTGGCCGGCACCGGCCCGGAGGACGGCGGGGCGGGGCAGCTGGCGCAGTCGCTGTTCTCCTTCGCCGCCGGCGGCACCCTCGGCACCGGCCTGGGCGAGGGCCACTCCGTGCTCATCGGATTCGCGGTGAAGTCGGACTTCATCCTGGCCACCGCGGGCGAGGAGCTGGGGCTGGCGGGGCTGACGGCGCTGCTGCTGCTCTACGCACTGCTGGTGGCGTGCGGGTACCGGGCGGCGCTGGGGACCCGGGACCCGTTCGGCCGGCTGCTGGCGGTGGGGCTGGCGTCGATCCTGGCGCTCCAGGTCTTCGTGATCGCCGGCGGGGTGACCGGGCTGATCCCGCTCACCGGGATGGCGATGCCGTTCCTGGCCCAGGGCGGTTCCTCGGTGGTCACCAACTGGATCGTCATCGCGCTGCTGCTGCGGGTCAGCGACGGCGCGCGGGCCGGGCGGGCGGTTCCGGCCGTCCCGGTCCGGGAGGCGGTGCCGGTGCCGGGGGTCCGCGCGTGA
- a CDS encoding GTP-binding protein, whose translation MTAPPPDPVAGAGPVADGRAEEGLQGWQLDRSRAPIATKIVVAGGFGVGKTTFVGSVSEITPLQTEALMTQASEEVDDTEATPEKTTTTVAMDFGRITLDSDLVLYLFGTPGQKRFWFMWDDLVRGAIGAVVMADTRRLEDSFPALDYFESCEIPYVVAVNHFEGTPGYAAEDVRDALSVPDEVPVLIMDARHRDTVVETLLALVGYALDVTPE comes from the coding sequence GTGACGGCGCCGCCGCCGGACCCGGTGGCCGGTGCCGGCCCGGTCGCGGACGGCCGTGCCGAGGAGGGCCTGCAGGGCTGGCAGCTGGACCGCAGCCGGGCCCCCATCGCCACCAAGATCGTGGTCGCCGGCGGGTTCGGCGTCGGCAAGACGACGTTCGTCGGCTCGGTCTCGGAGATCACTCCGCTGCAGACCGAGGCGCTGATGACGCAGGCCAGCGAGGAGGTGGACGACACCGAGGCGACGCCGGAGAAGACCACGACCACGGTCGCGATGGACTTCGGCCGGATCACCCTCGACTCGGACCTGGTCCTCTACCTGTTCGGCACCCCGGGACAGAAACGTTTCTGGTTCATGTGGGACGACCTGGTGCGCGGCGCGATCGGCGCGGTGGTGATGGCCGACACCCGACGGCTGGAGGACTCCTTCCCGGCGCTCGACTACTTCGAGAGCTGCGAGATCCCGTACGTGGTGGCGGTCAACCACTTCGAGGGGACCCCCGGTTACGCCGCCGAGGACGTGCGCGACGCGCTCTCGGTGCCGGACGAGGTGCCGGTGCTGATCATGGACGCCCGGCACCGGGACACCGTGGTCGAGACGCTGCTGGCGCTGGTGGGGTACGCGCTGGACGTCACCCCGGAGTGA
- a CDS encoding C40 family peptidase, translating into MSGRIARIVCTASLAAAALTAPPPAGAAADPVADRPPVSELLTRMRTLYVQAEEATEAYNATEERLRAERKRSGRLDRELRRARGDLAAGRATAGRIAREQYRDTVGLSATVRSVLSGDPRRVSDRRHELRRAADRQSLAVLRMERSERRADRAAGRARASLEKRRALTERRKKQRDRVAGRLRAIERALASLSEDELRTLRQRERRQTATAQRALVSAGTFRRAGRAPSQAGDRALRYALQQIGKPYAWGAEGPDSFDCSGLTSQAWAHAGHPIPRTSQEQWRKLPRVPLDQVRPGDLVVYYPKATHVAIYAGDGMVVQAPRPGSTVKVSPLASNPPIGAVRPDAGSPPLAGYVPPRR; encoded by the coding sequence ATGTCAGGCCGCATCGCCCGGATCGTCTGCACGGCCTCGCTGGCCGCCGCCGCGCTGACGGCGCCCCCGCCGGCCGGCGCCGCGGCCGACCCGGTGGCCGACCGGCCGCCGGTGTCGGAACTGCTCACGCGGATGCGGACCCTCTACGTCCAGGCCGAGGAGGCCACCGAGGCGTACAACGCCACCGAGGAGAGACTGCGGGCCGAACGGAAGCGCAGCGGGCGGCTCGACCGGGAGCTGCGCCGCGCCCGCGGTGACCTCGCCGCCGGGCGGGCCACGGCCGGGCGGATCGCCCGTGAGCAGTACCGGGACACCGTGGGCCTGTCGGCCACCGTCCGGTCCGTGCTCAGCGGCGATCCGCGGCGCGTCTCCGACCGGCGGCACGAGCTGCGCCGGGCGGCCGACCGGCAGTCCCTCGCCGTGCTCCGGATGGAGCGGAGCGAGCGGCGGGCCGACCGGGCGGCCGGCCGGGCCCGTGCCTCGCTGGAGAAGCGGCGGGCGCTCACCGAGCGGCGGAAGAAGCAGCGGGACCGGGTCGCCGGCCGGCTGCGGGCGATCGAGCGGGCGCTGGCCTCGCTGAGCGAGGACGAGCTGCGCACGCTGCGGCAGCGGGAGCGGCGGCAGACCGCCACCGCCCAGCGGGCCCTGGTCTCCGCCGGAACGTTCCGGCGGGCCGGGCGCGCCCCGTCCCAGGCCGGTGACCGGGCCCTGCGCTACGCCCTCCAGCAGATCGGCAAGCCGTACGCGTGGGGGGCGGAGGGGCCGGACTCGTTCGACTGCTCCGGGCTGACCTCGCAGGCGTGGGCCCACGCCGGGCACCCCATCCCGCGCACCAGCCAGGAGCAGTGGCGGAAGCTGCCCCGGGTGCCGCTGGACCAGGTGCGCCCCGGTGACCTGGTGGTCTACTACCCCAAGGCGACCCATGTGGCGATCTACGCGGGGGACGGGATGGTGGTCCAGGCGCCCCGGCCGGGCAGCACCGTGAAGGTCTCGCCGCTCGCCTCCAACCCGCCGATCGGCGCGGTCCGGCCGGACGCCGGGAGCCCGCCGCTGGCCGGGTACGTACCGCCCCGCCGCTGA
- a CDS encoding thioesterase II family protein, whose amino-acid sequence MTSTTSDWLRQFRPAPDSEIRLVCFPYAGGAASYYFPLAKALAPGIDVHAVQYPGRQDRYREPVIDDIHRLADAVLPVVAELTDRPLALFGHSMGAVLAYEVALRLEERHGVKPLVLFASGRRAPSRYRDEDDVHLRDDTALLAEIRSLEGTSNAVLQDPELLEMVLPALRGDYRAIGTYRSVPGASVSCPVVGLIGVDDPKVSAEEARDWERHTRGGLDLLSYPGGHFFLTDRMTEVAEVIKDRLGALRGTA is encoded by the coding sequence ATGACGAGCACCACCAGCGACTGGCTGCGCCAGTTCCGGCCGGCGCCGGACAGCGAGATCCGGCTGGTCTGCTTCCCGTACGCGGGCGGCGCAGCCAGCTACTACTTCCCGCTGGCCAAGGCCCTGGCGCCGGGGATCGACGTCCACGCGGTGCAGTACCCCGGCCGCCAGGACCGCTACCGGGAGCCGGTCATCGACGACATCCACCGGCTGGCGGACGCGGTCCTCCCGGTGGTGGCCGAGCTGACCGACCGGCCGCTGGCGCTGTTCGGCCACAGCATGGGCGCGGTGCTGGCCTACGAGGTGGCGTTGCGGCTGGAGGAGCGGCACGGGGTGAAGCCGCTGGTCCTCTTCGCGTCCGGCCGGCGGGCGCCGTCCCGCTACCGGGACGAGGACGACGTGCACCTCCGGGACGACACCGCGCTGCTGGCCGAGATCCGGTCGCTGGAGGGCACGAGCAACGCGGTGCTGCAGGATCCGGAGCTGCTGGAGATGGTGCTCCCGGCGCTGCGCGGCGACTACCGCGCGATCGGGACGTACCGCAGCGTTCCGGGCGCCTCGGTGAGCTGCCCGGTGGTGGGCCTGATCGGTGTGGACGACCCGAAGGTCTCGGCGGAGGAGGCGCGCGACTGGGAGCGGCACACCCGTGGCGGCCTCGACCTGCTGTCGTACCCCGGCGGCCACTTCTTCCTCACCGACCGGATGACGGAGGTCGCGGAAGTGATCAAGGACCGGCTGGGGGCGCTGCGGGGCACCGCCTGA
- a CDS encoding ferritin-like domain-containing protein gives MSTLDLYAQPPQEPIWGVPAAGAARFNWEYDQGRERLLALYQKGKDKQWDAVTRIDWDLEVDPYDPLGSPDEALMIHGTPLWDKMSEKERGELRRHYGAWQFSQFLHGEQGAMVCAARIVEAVPDMDAKFYSATQTMDEARHAEIYSRFLHEKVGMAYPINDNLQSLLGDTLRDSRWDMPYLGMQVLIEGLALAAFGLIRDTTDKPLPKQILTYVMQDEARHVAFGRMALRDYYRQLTDAERREREDFVIEGCYLMRDRLRGVEVLENFGIPHDQAMEYTEQSEYLQLFRKLLFSRIVPCVKDIGLWGERLQRAYVDMGVLEMGDSNLDLLMAEDEEKADHLDAARFAAEEAARVKEVNEAIAAGAAD, from the coding sequence GTGTCGACGCTCGATCTCTACGCTCAGCCACCGCAGGAACCGATATGGGGCGTGCCCGCGGCCGGCGCCGCACGCTTCAACTGGGAGTACGACCAGGGCCGCGAGCGGCTCCTCGCCCTCTACCAGAAGGGCAAGGACAAGCAGTGGGACGCGGTGACGCGGATCGACTGGGACCTGGAGGTGGACCCCTACGACCCGCTCGGCTCGCCCGACGAGGCGCTGATGATCCATGGCACCCCGTTGTGGGACAAGATGAGTGAGAAGGAGAGAGGCGAATTACGTAGACATTACGGAGCCTGGCAGTTCAGCCAGTTCCTCCATGGTGAGCAGGGCGCCATGGTCTGTGCGGCCCGGATCGTCGAGGCGGTCCCGGACATGGATGCCAAGTTCTACTCCGCCACCCAGACCATGGACGAGGCCCGGCACGCGGAGATCTACAGCCGGTTCCTCCACGAGAAGGTCGGGATGGCCTACCCGATCAACGACAACTTGCAGAGCCTGCTCGGGGACACCCTCCGCGACTCCCGCTGGGACATGCCCTACCTGGGCATGCAGGTGCTGATCGAAGGCCTGGCACTCGCCGCCTTCGGCCTGATCCGGGACACCACGGACAAGCCCCTGCCCAAGCAGATCCTCACCTATGTGATGCAGGACGAGGCCCGGCACGTGGCCTTCGGCCGGATGGCGCTGCGCGACTACTACCGGCAGCTCACCGACGCCGAACGCCGCGAGCGCGAGGACTTCGTCATCGAGGGCTGCTACCTGATGCGGGACCGGCTGCGCGGCGTCGAGGTGCTGGAGAACTTCGGCATCCCGCACGACCAGGCCATGGAGTACACCGAGCAGTCCGAGTACCTGCAGCTCTTCCGCAAGCTGCTGTTCAGCCGCATCGTGCCCTGCGTGAAGGACATCGGCCTGTGGGGCGAACGGCTCCAGCGCGCCTACGTGGACATGGGGGTGCTGGAGATGGGCGACAGCAACCTCGACCTGCTGATGGCGGAGGACGAGGAGAAGGCCGACCACCTCGACGCCGCACGCTTCGCGGCCGAGGAGGCGGCCCGGGTGAAGGAGGTGAACGAGGCGATCGCCGCCGGCGCGGCGGACTGA